Part of the Pirellulales bacterium genome, ACCGCTTCCTGAATCGATTCCCGGTCCCGAACCGTAAGTTTAACCACAATTCCTCCTTTACTAAACCACGGAACATCAACACCTTGGGCATACTCGCCACAACCTGCCTACCGATCGCGGCGAAACATGCAAGTTTACACCGTCTGGCATGGCAATGTCTATGGGATTTTTCCCTCATTCCCTACAAATCGGCCCCAGTCATTGCCTTTCCAGCCCTGGACAACCCCGGCGGCAGTGCCATAGGGTAAAGTTATACCGTGGCGAAATCGCTCGCTGACCAATCCATAGTCGTCAGGGTCAGTTGGGCGTCTGGTAAGGCAGTGGGTGAGCCCAAATCATGTCGCAACATCAGCAAAACATGAAACAGGCAGCCGTCGAGCACGAGGCCCTGCGCCATATTATCGGCGCTTTGCGCACGGTGCTCGATTGGAAGCCCACCGCCGACGATCTTCCCCGCAAACTATCCAGCCTGCGGTTTATCGCCCAATCGTTTCAGCGTCACCTGGAACGCCTGATGGCGCTGAAAGAACAAGATGGCTACATGACCGACGTGGTCGAGCAAATGCCTGCAATGGCCGAAAAAGTTCAGGCGTTGCTTCGCGACCATGATGAATTTGAGGAGACCTTGCACCGGTTGGTGCTGCGGCTGGAACATCTTTCCCCTGACGACAAGCCGAAAGTCGAAGCGGTCTGCCGCGACATGGAAGAATTGCTGGTCAAGCTCGACGATCACCACCGCCGCGAGGCCGATATCATGCAGGAAGCATTCGCCCGCGACGTCGGCGGCCAGGGGTAACGGCACTCAATTTTCTCGAGGACCAGTTAATCACGGCTTGGCTTGAATCGTAATCGTTTCCACATTGCTCATGGTTTTCGTCGGAACCGATGAGGCGCACGATATCTTGTATTGACCCGGCGCGCTGAACATTACCTTGCGTGCCAGCGGGTCGTCCTTGACGATGTCGTCCGTCGGTAGATTGCCCCGGGCTGCACCCGGTGGATCAATGTTCCAGGCAACAGATGATTGGATGTTCGCTTGCGAACTGGGTGGCTCCTTGGAATATGTCTTAACGCCTGAAGGAACGTCGGCATTTTTTACTCGCAGCCAGGGCCCGTCTTTACGCGAAGCCTTCAAATCAACCCATTCTCCGACGGTTGCTTCTTTGGGAACCGAAATCGTAACCGTCGTGACAAAATCGGGCCCAGCAATAAATACCTCGTCGCTCGATTGGGCTGCATCGGGTTGAGGTACTACCGGCTGATTCTGTGCAGCCTGATTCGCGGCTGGTTGTCCGGCGTCTGGCGCTTCGGAACAACCTGCTAATCCAAATAGTGCAATAAATAGCAGTTTCTTTGCCCAGCGGTTGCGACAGAACATGCGACTGTTATCCCTTCGAACTTTGTGTCCCATTTTTACGATTGCTGCTAACCAAGATGTATATTCCCTCCTCATCTCGGATCAAGCCTTGGGGCGTGGTTTCATTTTTTTCATTGTGCAATCGTTCGCGCGCGATTAGCCCGTGCTTTTTCCACCGGTCGGCGGCCTCCTTCATCGTCAAATAATTTGGCCATCCGGGCCAAACTTTCCGGCGTGGAAGCATGCGAACCATGCAATTTCAATTGGCCGTTTTCCATTTCCGCCCACACGCAGCACTGCATTTGCACAATGCGAAACAGCCCAGGCTCGCGCTTTCCCAGTTTTTCCATCGCTTTCGTCAATGACTGATACGCGTCCAAATGGAAAACGGGAACCCACTGCCCCGCTTTTCCTTTCTCCGGACACTGCCATTGTTCGACATTAAAAAATCCGTGCGGCATCGTTAAACTTCCGAAAAATATTCCTGTGTATCCTTCCGCTTGCCGAAAGAGACCTCCGTCGCCGAAGTTCTGCGCCGCATTTTAGCATCAATTCTCTCCTGCTGCACCCTCTTAGTTGCTTCCGCACGCCAACCGCGTTAATCTGGAACGTAGGACGTATGCAAAAGCCAGTGCCATCCGCTTCTCTACGGTTTTGTAACTGACATCCTTTGGAGTTCTGATCGTGAACGAAGAGCATATGCAGACAGCCTCTCCCTCCGCTGCGCCACCCGCATTGTCGGCCGCTCAATCCACGGCCCCGCCTCAGGAACCCCCATCCAAGGAGCAGCTCAAGGCCGCCTACGTCGCTTTCAAAAAACGCTGGAAGTTCACTCGCCTCGATCAGGAATCGCGCATCGGACGCGGGCCCATGAGTTCCGGCCAAAAGTCGACCATCGTCGGCATCGAGCCCCCGCGCGAATATCCCTCCGCCGTGTGGGAAGCGCTCGTCGAGCAAGGCAAGCTGAAACGTGCCGGCCGGGGTCAATACTCACTCGCATAGCGCTGGGGTGACTGCGATTGATCAGCCCACACCATCAGGAATTCCCAATAACCAAGTCCCGATTGACCGATGGATGTTGGTGTTCACGTTGAAAATTGGTCATTAGTGTTTGGTCATTCTTCATTTTCTGTTTATGGCCGTACTGCTGCAAATTAAGAATGCCTGCAAAAGCTACGGCCAT contains:
- a CDS encoding hemerythrin domain-containing protein, whose translation is MSQHQQNMKQAAVEHEALRHIIGALRTVLDWKPTADDLPRKLSSLRFIAQSFQRHLERLMALKEQDGYMTDVVEQMPAMAEKVQALLRDHDEFEETLHRLVLRLEHLSPDDKPKVEAVCRDMEELLVKLDDHHRREADIMQEAFARDVGGQG